The following DNA comes from Apus apus isolate bApuApu2 chromosome 24, bApuApu2.pri.cur, whole genome shotgun sequence.
acaaggatgctgtgggagacggtgtcaaatgctttactgaaatcaagatagaccacatccaccactctaccatcatctatccacctagtaatttcctcatagaaggctatgaggttagtcaaacatgacttaacCTTGGTAAAatcatgttgactgctcttgatgacccccatctccttgatatgtctagagatagtgccaaggacaagttgttccatcacctttccagggatggaggtgaggctgaccggtctatagttacccgggtcctccttcttgcccttcttgtagactggagtgacatttgctatcctccagtcctcaggcacctctcctgttacccatgacttaccaaagatgatggagagtgaactagcaatgacctccgccagctccctcagcacccttggatgcatttcatctggacccatcgatttatggatgtccagattacacacctgatccctaacccaatcctcatctacctgggcaaactccttctttatcttgacttctactggggctatatgagactggggctcatggggaaagcctgcaggagtaaagacagaggcaaagaaggcattcagcacctctgctttctttaaatcctctgtcaccagggcacccacctcattcagcagtgggcctatattgcctctggtattagttttgttggctatgtatttgaaaaagccctttctattgtccttaacccgacttgcaaggttaagttccaaggaggccttagctttcctagttgcctccctgcattctctgacaacagtcctatattcctcccaagtaaccagcccctccttccatgatttATAGACCAACACTTATCACAGCAACAGCCAATTCCACCCTCCTTGAGATGTCAATACATTTGATAAAAAAGCACGACACATCTTTTGAAACTCCCTTCTAAGAGCAACATTAAAGCTTCAAGTGCTTCCTCTTCAAAAACTCCTCAAATACTCTTCAGAAATGCTTTCCTGTCACATGATAAATTTGGTTTTGGGGTAGAGAAAGGGGAATGGgagtatttcatagaatcagagaatcacagaatacactgaaaatagaaaaaacccTACAGCTCTATTAGCCCCAAGATACTATGGAAGGCTTTAGTTCCCCAGAAATATAAAGACTGCATTTACAGCAGAGTTTAAGATAGCAAGATAATGGTTCTTGCTgagatgtttttcttgctttgagCCAATACTGCAGCACTATAAACACAGGCAAAGGCCTTATCTGAAGAAAAGCACGTGACTTTCTTCAAGCCTTACAGGACAAAAGCAACAAATTAGTTAGAGAGGAGCTCAAGTAAGGACTTCCAAGAATGATCTAACACAGGGATTATGCTTAAGAGAATTTCTGTCCTCTTATCCCTTTCCCTACAACTTCAGGAACCacaacataaaaaggacatcaagcgATTGGAGAGCCACgaggatggggaagggtctggatgggatgacttctgaggagcagctgaggtcactgggattgttcagcctggagaagaggaggctgaggggtgacctcattgcagccTGTGGttcctcaggaggggaagagatggggcaggtcctgatctcttcactcctgggaccagtgacaggactgggggaaatggcagaagctgcatcaggggagggttaggttggatatcaggaaaaggtttttcacccagagggtggttgagcactggaaccagctccccagggcagtggtgacagcaccaagcctgcctgagttaagaagcctttggatgatgctctcaggcacatggggtgattcttggggtaccctacacagggacaggatttggacttgatgatgCTGacgggtcccttccaactcagctgATTCTATGGACTTAGTTATTACCAACATGCCTCAGTCTGGATTATATCAACATGCAGCTTCAGGCTATTCCATCAAAGAGGATTGAAATTGTATAGAGGTAACATGTCACTTACCTCGCATATATTCAATGGTACCATCAAGCACAAGGTTCAGAAGAGGGTCAAATCCTTTCAAGACACCACTTGCTATTGAAGACCACACACAAAACAGTTATTAGAGACTACAACCAGGAACAGAGCAACACTGTGAAGGACACCTTCAGTTCTCCAgctctcttccctccttcaaGCAAGGCTATCAATGAAACCAGAGACATGAACCAGTGCCCTCTTCAGCAAAGTACAAATGCACAATGATCCAGTTTATGCTGTGCCAAGTGAAACTTACAGGTTTTTCAccccattttcaaaatgctCAAGAGCATTATGGTTTCCTGTCAATTTCagggcattttaaaaatacttcagcatAAATCAATACAAGTCACcccacaaacaacaaccaagcCCAAAACCAAAGATTGCCCTGAGCCAAGGAGCATGGCAAAAAAATGAAGTACAACTGTAATATTTTAGAAGTGTTTTCCTCAGAAAACTCTTCTTGTGAAAACATAAGCTCTTTAGCACAAGCACTGCCTTCACAGGAAGGCCCTGCAGACTGACAAGCACTTTCTCCCAAAACATTATTTCACAAGACTAATTGCAACACCACACAAAGTgatcttccagtttaaaaaaacttcttttattACCAACATACTATCATTGTTAACAGCCCAACTCAGAGACTCCTACAGTCCCAGGCATTAGATGAAGATTAGGAATttagcattaatttttttaaagaaaatctaaacCAATTGAATTGTCAACTAGCCAAAAATGAAAACCCACACTTCTCAGAAAGGAGTCCCAGTAACTTCCAAAACCTTACAAGCACCAGGTCccagtatgtttttaaaaggttgttttaaaagcaaaaaaaaaaaagtttgatttGCAAAAGCTTCTGCCAAGCATCTCCCACGCAGCCGTACAAACAAACCGCCTGCAGGTGGCCCTGTCAGCTGCAAGTAACCAAGGGGGACGTGAGAGCCTCCAAAGTGATGGAAAGACAGGACAAAAGATATTGAAACAATGTATGAGCTCCAgaaatttttaatatgtaaacAGCTGAAAGGGATGACAGGTGGATCAGTCATAACACCCatgtttctttgctgctttaaaTACACCCTCACAACGCGAAACAGCTGCCAGAAGAAACAAGACAGCTGAAGACAACTaataaaagaagataaaaacgTGCACGGATGAAACATAAAAGTAAAATTGCAGCCATAGGAATAATGGAAGAGTTAAAGGAGTAAGCTTCCCATCGGTGACAGCAGACAGGAACAAATGAAAGCACCCACTCCTCTTCATCCTTCCTTGAAAGGAAGCAACACCAccacacaggagaaaaaagacaACGAGCAAAGAGCGAGGAAAAACGCAAAAACGCCAAATCAGCCTCACGCTGAAGAGGCACCCGCCTGAGAGCGGCACGGGCTCACCTTCTCTCCCGCCTTGGAACTTCACTCGGATTGTTTTGTCAATGTATTTCGAGAGATCCAAAATactctccttcttcttcttctccttatcctgaaggagaggagcagagacgGGCGGAATTACCGGGAACCCTTCCCGCCCTTCCTTACCCCGCCCACCCTCCCCCCCGTTACATATGCACTTCGTAACGCTTCTTTTTATAACGCTGCTTGTCAGGAGGCCGAGGCAGCGCCCCAGGGCGGAGCTCCAGGCGCAGGAGGCACGGCCGGCCCGGCACAGCAGGGCCCGGCACCCCGGGACTGGGGCCCTGCGCGCTCCACGGCGGcgcccccggggccggggccgggcccgcccccgGGCAGCCACAAGCAGCGGGCGGAGCGCCCAGACCCGGCCGCCTCCCCAGGCCGCGCCGCGGCCGCCGCGCTCCTCACCGCCATCTTGCCCGCGCCGCCACCGACGTTCGCCATTTCATCCGCCGCCGCCGGAAGTGACGTTTGCGCCGCGGCGAAGCCCGTTGGCGGCTGCCGGGCGAGGGCGGAACTTCCGGGGCGGTTGCTGGGTGACCCGGTGCGGaagggcccggcccggcccgctcgGAAACAAagcgggcgcggcgcggcgggcccGGGATGGCGGCGCGGTGGGTGCGGCTCCGcgcctgcctgctcctgcagctcctgcagcaggtgaGTGGCTGCGCCGGGCCCGGAGCCTCTCAGGCCACACGCCCAGGGGGGATGCTTGGACGGGGACAGGAACCGGGCAGAGCGATGGTGGGCACAGGCGGACGCCggccctgtcctgctgccaaGGCCTCGGCGGGGCGGCCTGTGGTGCTGCGGGCCTCGCTCGGAGCGTCGCCTTTCGTGGCTGTGACGGCGCGGGGCAGAGCCCGGGCTGCCCGgtagcagcaggcagagcccgGCCCGCCGAGCCGCGGGCACGGCCCGTGGGCTGCTCGTGGCTGAGCCGCGGCCGCTCTTTCTCCAGGAAAGAAGATGCCATCGTTCGTCCCCCAGACTGTGTCCCCACGTCTGTGAATTGCGTCCTTCCGCGGTTTAGCAGTATTGATATAGATATATTTGGGGGTTCAGTTTGTTCAGTTTTATTCTTCCGCTTCCTATATTTAACAGCATATTCCTCATAGTTCTTAAAACACCAGCTCCCTGTCGGGCCAGCAGATTAATTTGGAGGGTTCTCTATCTcgtttttcccctcctccttgcCTGTCTCATTACTGATTCTTGCCAGTGATCTTTAGTAACAGAATGGTCTGGTCACCAGTtaacttctcttttatttctgcatcatccttttttttttttttttcttttttcccctgcattaTCTTCTCCTgcataatttcttccttatttcccACATGCCCTGTGCATTTTGGCATCTGTTAGTGCTTCAAGTGGACTGGTAGTGCCAGCATACACCCCACCAATCACTGAGAGATGAGAATGGGCTAAGAACTGGCATGAAGTCAGTTTGATCCATCCATTTGGGAAAGGTGAGCACATCACAGTGTGGAAGGACAGGAGGTGAGATAGTCCAGTGGTGGATACTTGGAGGTGTTGGCTTCAGTTCCATGCATTGCAGCATAGTCCCTTTCTGTAAGCAAGGCATTTGATCTGTTTTGCAGTGAAATGGTGTCACCATGCTTCATTAAGCTTTGAACAGACTGACCAGCGTGCTGAAACagtccagctgcagcagcaagaggtGAATTTACTGTATGCTGctagtatttttctgtttgccaAGCTAGGTCCTTTAAAATTTGTTTGAATACCTTATATTTTGCGATACTTCTACATCTCTTGTGCTTGCACTTGTCAGGAAGTTTTAG
Coding sequences within:
- the LSM7 gene encoding U6 snRNA-associated Sm-like protein LSm7 isoform X1; translation: MANVGGGAGKMADKEKKKKESILDLSKYIDKTIRVKFQGGREASGVLKGFDPLLNLVLDGTIEYMRDPDDQYKLTEDTRQLGLVVCRGTSVVLICPQDGMEAIPNPFIQQQDG